A stretch of DNA from Maridesulfovibrio sp.:
ATGACATACCGAGCCCAAAGGTGCCCTGATGCCACGCCCTTCGGCAATAAGGCCTACGACCTTGCTTACTTTGCCGAAGCTGCGGCAGGGATCTATGTCATTTAGCAGTGTGGTGCAGCCTTTCATGTCCGCCATGGCTATTCTCCGGTTGTTCCGGTCAGTTGGCCGAGAATTTCCTGCACACCTTCCCAGCGAGAGGTGATGGTGTTGTCCACCACCGCGTCTTCCGCTTCTACAATGACCCCACCGTTGTCAATGGACGGGTCCGGCTTGATTCTCCATTTGGAAAGGTCCGGATGCTCTGCCGCAGCCTGTTCAAGCAGCGGCCCGATGATGTCTGCATCAGCGGGGGAAATTTTGATTACCAGCTGGGTAAGGGAATCTATCCGTGAAATGGCTTCGTCTAGCAGGGCGTGGAGAATTTCCTGCCTGCGGCTTTCCATTTCCACTCCCAGCGTTTTTTCTATGACCATGAATACAAGCTGAACCGCGTCTGTTGTCTGGGCCAGAACCACGTTGCGGGACTGTTCCTGAATGGCGGCCAGCGTCTGCGCAAGGTTGCCGCTGAAGGCGATCATGTGCTGCTCGGCATCCTGGGCGGCCTGCTGCTGCCCGGCAGCATAACCTTCCGCCTGTGCGTTGGCCCTGATTCCTTCCGCTTCGGCCATGGCCTTGGAAATTATCTCCTTGGCCATGTTCTGGGCCTTGACCTTGACCCGTTCAAAATATTCCTTGTCCGTGTCTTCGTTCCATGTAGGCTTTTTCTTGCCTTCCATTTCCTGAATAGTCATCTCCTGAGTCTTGTTATTGGAATCAAGACCCATGATGACCCGGCCGGTGTAAAACTTGCCGTCATTTTCAGACTTAGACAAAGACATCTC
This window harbors:
- a CDS encoding FliH/SctL family protein, whose protein sequence is MSLSKSENDGKFYTGRVIMGLDSNNKTQEMTIQEMEGKKKPTWNEDTDKEYFERVKVKAQNMAKEIISKAMAEAEGIRANAQAEGYAAGQQQAAQDAEQHMIAFSGNLAQTLAAIQEQSRNVVLAQTTDAVQLVFMVIEKTLGVEMESRRQEILHALLDEAISRIDSLTQLVIKISPADADIIGPLLEQAAAEHPDLSKWRIKPDPSIDNGGVIVEAEDAVVDNTITSRWEGVQEILGQLTGTTGE